CCAGCATCGCACCCCATTCAGGTGTTGACGGCTGCACCCCAAGCCCGAGGAAACTTAAACCGGCTGCTGCTAGAATCACATTCCCGATTCCAAGCGATGCCATAATCAAAACCGGAGAGAGTATGTTTGGTAGAACATGCTTTATCATTACATAGGTGTTTGAAGCCCCAATCCACCGGGCTGCCTGGACATAGCCTTTTGTCTTGACATCAAGCGTCGAACCGCGTGCAACTCTCGCAAACACTGTCCACTCGACAGCAATTAAAGCAAGCATCATGTTTTCCATCCCCTGTCCCAGAAACGCTGTAATTGCAAGTGCCAGAAACATCGACGGAAATGCAAGGAAACTATCCGTCAGCCGCATGATAATCTCATCCAGCCACCCGCCGTAATACCCTGCCAGAACGCCAAGTGCCACCCCGATTGCAAGTGAAACATTGACAACTGTAAATCCGATGAAAAGGGATGCCTGTGCACCGTACATCACCATTGTCAGGATATCACGGCCGAGGTGATCGGTCCCGAACAGGTGGTCAGGAGACGGAGGCTGCAGACGGTTCTGCAGGTCCTTTTCCGTGTAGTCATACGGAGCCAGAACATTGGCAAAGACGGCCATGAAAATAAGTCCTCCAAGAATTATCAGGGAAAGAGCAATTTGCCTGTTTTTAAGAAGTTCTATCATAGCGTATCTCCGGGTTTGCCCAAACGTAGACCAGGTCTACAAAGAAGTTGATCAGGAGGAAAATGACGGCAACAAAGAGTACTGAGCCCTGTACCATCATATAATCGTGGGAAAGAATTGAGTTCACCACAAGATTTCCAATACCTGACCATCCAAAAATTGTTTCAACAACAACCGAGCCGTTTAAGAGGAAACCAATCGACAGCCCAACCACCGTTATAACCGGGACAAGCGCGTTTTTCAAGGCATGTCTGATGATAACTATCTTTTCCGAAAGTCCTTTCCCACGTGCGGTTTGGATGTACTCCTTCTCCATGACATCCAGCATGTTTGAACGGATCATCCGCATCATTACGGCTGCCGACCCTGTTCCAAGGACAGTTGCAGGCAAAATCATGTAGCTGATCTCTGTCCCGTGCCCGAACCCGGATGCAGGTAGCCAGTGAAGGCTTACCGAGAAAAGAATTATCATCATATAGGCCTGCCAGAAATTCGGTATGGATACCCCAAAAAGAGCTCCAAAGCGGCAGGCATCGTCAATAACCGTGTTATGTTTCAGAGCTGAAACTACGCCAAACGGAATGGCAATAACAAGAGCAATTACAAGGGCGAGAACGGAAAGTGTCAGCGTATTTTTAAATGCGTTCAGGACAGTTTCAAACACCGGCTGTTCGCTCATATATGAGTAGCCAAAGTCCCCTACAACCGCGCCTTTGAGCCAGTTCAGATACTGAACGTAAAATGGCTGGTCAAGCCCGTGGGCTATACGGAATGCTTCAACAGCTGCCTCATCATATCCGCCCGAGGGACTCGTCATCATAATCTCTGCCGGGTCGCCCGGAGCGATGTAGATAAGTGAGAAACTCATAAATGAGATTAATATGAGAACCGGGCTGAGATACAGAGCTCGGTGTATTAAATAATCTTTCAGCATTACAGTGCCTCTGGAAAATTTTAGTCCTTCCTCAACATTTTTTTCCGGTGGCAAGGTACGGGACAGATAAATAGTCATAACCTTCCGGATCGCATCTTTTCATATACACGGCATACTCGGGAAGAGATTTCCAGGAGACTTCCGAAAACCTGTTATTTTCCATGATGGCCGTAATCATTTCAGGCGAGTTGCTGTCATAAAGAGGAAGATACTCAATTAACTCATCGTGATTTCTTTCTTCCTGGTTGTAATTCTTGTTTGGAACATACCCTGGCTGAAACCATTGGCCGTCGATTGCAAGAATCCTGCCTCCGGGTACCAGGACTCTCCGGCATTCATTGAAGAATTTGTCATGATCCGTGAGCGTCCATAACAGATGTATATTTACGATAATATCGAATATACGGTCTTCAAAAGGCAGGTTTTCTCCGTCCCCTTTAACAAACTTAATTGACAAATTACGGTTCTTTGCCCCTTCTTTTGCACGTGCGAGCATCTCTTCCGAGATATCAAGAGTGGTGACATTATGCCCCATCTGGGCAAAAACAAAGGTCTGAATGCCAGGTCCCGTTCCGATATCAAGGACATTGAGTTTTTTTCCTGCCGGCAGCTTCTCTGAAAAGAGGTTTTTCATAAGGAGAATCTCTTCATCAAGGTGGTCACGATGCATCTTCCGGTAACTTGGACTAATCTTATTCCAGTGCACTGTAATTTTGTCTTTCATTTTTAATCCTTCAGGCAGGCTCCATTTCATTTTTAATGGACGTGTAATACCTTTTTGCAAATAACATCAAAGCTGCGACCTGCAAACGGTAGCTTTTCCTCATTTCCTCCTACAGATTTATGCAAATCCTATGTCCCTTGTGATGATTGTATACTCGTTCGGATACATCACAAAGCCTTCAACATTTGAGGAAAGGGCATAGATTTCGTTGGCATAGAATACGGGCAGTACTGGTACATCTTCCTGAATCTGTCTCTGGACCTTTTCATACAGTTCGGTCCGTTTTTCTTTGTCAGGTTCGTTTCTCGCTTCGAGAATCCATTCGTCTACCTGAGGGTTTGAATAACGGATCCAGCCTGATGCATAGCTTCCGGTAGAGAGAAAATGAGTTGAGAGGAAGTAATCGGGATCTCCGATCGGGGCTGTGTTCCATGCGCTGAGGGATAAATCATATGTTCCTGCAAGAGCGTTTTCTTTAAGTGCGGTGCTTTCCAGAATTGTAACCTGTGAAGTGATGCCAATGTCTTCTAGCTCTGAAGCGATTATTTCTGCACTCGGCTGAAGAGCTGCACGTTTATTGTAGGTCTGGATCTCAACGGTGAAGGGTTTCCCGTTGTAGTAGAGTTTTCCGTCCTCACCTTTTGTGATTCCTGCTTCTTCGAAGAGTTCCAGAGCTTTTTCAGGGTTATATTCGTAGGATTTAATCTGGTCGTTTGCGTTCCATGGCATAGTATTTGTGAATACCCCAGTTGCCGGAATACCGGAGACTCCTTCCAGTGCTGTATCCACGATTTCCTGGCGGTTTATCGCATAAGAGAGGGCTTGGCGGACTCTTGTATCATTGAATGGGGCTTTGGCGCCATTTACATAAAGGAAGTACATGCGTAGGGTTTCCCTGGAGGTGACGTTTATATCAGGATTATTCTGAAGTGTTGAATACTCGCTCTGGAGTGGATCTCTGGCAATATCGACATCTCCTGATTTTATCAGCATGGTCCTGGCCGTGCTGTCTTTATTATACTGTATGAGTACGCGGTCAACTTTGACCTCCCCACCCCAGTAATCAGGATTCTTTTCGAGTTCAAGGCTTGTACTCGGTTCGAAGGATACAAATTTGAAGGGGCCTGTTCCAACCGGTTCGGTGTCAGGGCTTTCAGCGTTCGGACTTATAATGGACATGATAGGGTCTACAAGGGATGAAATTAGTGGAGTGCAAGTGCCGTTGGTTTCAATAATAATGGTGTAATTCCCGGTTTTTCGTACATCTTTGATAAAGGAGTACTCGTATGATCTGCTGTTTGAGGGGTCAAGTACTCTATTCATTGAAAACAGTACCGCATCTGCATCCATTTTTGTTCCGTCGTGGAAAGCTACACCTTTACGAAGTTGGATTTCCCATTCTGTATCGTTTAACTGTTTGTAGCCGGATGCAAGTTTGGGCATGAGATTCATATCTGCGTCGTAGTAAAACAGGGTTTCATAGATGCCTGCCTGATGAACATACCACCCAGTCCAGCCGTTGGCAGGGTCAAGACTGCCGCCTGTGTCGGGGCCTTCGTTAAAAACTACTCGGAGGACTTTTTCTTCAGCTCCCTCAGTATCAACACATCCTGCACAGAGCAGTGCAACAATCAGAATTAAGGCAATGGCAGGGAAGGAGAGGTTTGTTTTTTGTATATTGAATTTCATCATTAACACCAATGTGCATAAATACTTTGTATACTTTTGAACTGTTTTTTAAGAAATCATGTAAGAAGTCATGTACGAAGTCATGTACGAAGTCATGTATGATGTATATTCAAAGTGTGTGATTTTATTCTATATCTGTATATTTAAAGTGCATGATTTTATTCTATATATTCATAGATAGTGTGATAAAATGCAATTTTTTTTTGAATTAGGGACTATCCAGTAAGCTGTATTGTTGATCTGACAGATATTGTGTTGCCGGGTTTAATCAGACTATTTTTTGAGAAATACTGAGTTTAATCGGGAGATACAAACGCTAGCTGTCAAAGCTGGACTAAATGCACGAATAAATAATAAAGTTTTCATTTGCTCTTCATTCCAAAATTATATATCTGTTCGTTGAAGGACTGATTTTCTGATACGTTTTCATTCCATGGTTTGCACTATAGTCGCAATATCAGGCTCTTTCACCCATTAATTTCTAATCTCTTTTCCTAACACGGCTTTCTCCATCTAAATCGTTTTTATCCATTTTTTTCTATTTTTATGCCATACAGGATATATGTATAAACTAATTGCTATCTATTCAATTTTAATTATGAAATATGATGCATATATATTAGAATATTGTTAATCATGATGATATATCTACAATATCTTTATAAATAGTAACACTAAATTATATTATAGTCTTACTCTATAGGAGATTACATCAAAAATTGATCTTGAATGATTGGATGAACGAAACAAAGTGTCTGGACAATGTATCCAAAGGTTCCGGATAGAATATCCTGATGCCAATTTTACTTGAGGGACAGAGTATGAAAAATAATATAGTAGAATACTGGGACTTCAGAAGTTCTGATTATCACACAGAATATGCTCATTGTATAGATGAGGAAATGGATGTCTGGAAATCCATTTTTTCTGAAATTCTGCTAACGGATAAAAAAATCCGTGCATTGGAAGTTGGAACAGGTCCCGGGATTCTTGCTATTTCTCTTGCTGCCATGGGACACGATGTAACAGGGGTTGATTTGTCAGAAAGTATGCTTGGAAAAGCAGATGCAAATGCCAGAGAAAAGGGAGTAAATATCTCGTTGTTGCAGGGAGATGCAGAAAAAATTCCTCTTAAAGATGGAGAGTATGATTTTGTTTTTAGCAAGTATCTTCTCTGGACTCTGCCTCAACCGGATAAGTTTCTGGATGAACACTCACGGTTATTAAAAGATGGGGGTCTTATGATGATAATTGATGGTTTGTGGTTCCAGAATCCTGATGGAACGGAGAAGGAATGCAGCCGATTCTCTCGGTTTGATGAGTTGTATGCCGATGTTAAGCCGAATTTGCCCCTTGCGAAAAACAATACACCTGAGAGGATAACTGACCTTGTACAATCCCATGGATTTGAGGTTGTTTCATGGAGGTTTTTGGATGATTACTTTTCTTTTTTGGAACGAAATGATCCGCCCGGTCATGCAGCAGCATATACCCAGCCTCCGCATATGATTCTTGCAAAGAAAATAAGTCAGGGACGGTGATGAAAGGCGAGAGATCGAGCTTGAAAGCGGAACCAACCAGATGGAATATACGGACATTGCTTCCGAAATTATTCCTGCATCGGTTATGGTCGAAGATCCTGAAAACCGCGAGGTGACTGTGCTTGAACAGAACTATGAGTATGACCATGTGAGCAGTTCCGGTTTGCTTGAAAGTTACCTCGGGAGGGATATTACGGTAATGGGCATAAGTGGTGATGCATGACCACTATACAAATGTAGAAATGGTTTGAATTCTAATACAGCCTTTTAGAGGGTGAACCTGAAGTAAAAAGGGATTCCAGAGCTGAATTCGTCGTAAGATTCAAAGCGGAAGAAAAGCAGTACAAAAAAAAGCAGTAAGAATATGTCTTTCGATAAATTTGTTTACCTGTCACCTTTTTTATATTAATTATAAGACTTATAATGTCCAACAATTTTAAGTTTCCGAAAATCTTAACCTGAATCCGATTAAATGATTGATTATCTGATATAACCTGAATCCGATTAAATGATTGATTATCTGATATAACCTGAATCCGATTAAGTGATTGATTATCTGATATAACCTGAATCCGATTAAGTGATTGATTTTATCTGATATAACCTGAGTCCGATTAAATGATTGATTTTATCTGATTAAATAATTAGTTGTGTAATTAATAAGTGATATCAATTGATGCTTCATTTTTGGAGAGGTGGCTGTCGGGAAAGCGGTGAGTGATTTAAGATCGGGGCAAAATTTGCCGTTTAACCCGAATCTGTGGAAAAACAAATTGAATTTAACTTTACTTTTTAAAAAGTGAAAATTCTCGTACATATAGCTTTCCGGAAGATGCGGAATAATTTATGTATAAATTCAACACGTATTAAATAAATTTAATCACTGTTTCCAAGAATATGGGGGAAAAAAGTAAACCTAGCATAAACTATAAATAGTATAGCTATAATTAGAGGGTTGCACCGGCGTAAGAGGTGCTCCCTGATGCAGCGGGGCAACAGGGTGGCATGCTAAGAAATTAGCCTTCAATGGTGCAAAATTCAGATGTGGAGAAATAAACAAACTGGGCCCGTAGCTCAGTCAGGCAGAGCGACTGGCTTTTAACCAGTCGGCCTAGGGTTCAAATCCCTACGGGCCCGCCATGTTCTTTATTACAACCGGCGGATAGGCCATCCGCAGGAAATGTCAGCAAATTTTTTGAGATGCTTTATTTTTGGAGGAAAGGATTTGACAAAATTCAGCCTGCTCGACCATGAGTCAGTCCCAAAACATGAAATAATTGCAGAGGGCGAATTGAAGTCTGTTTTAAGCAAATATTCAATTGAAAAGGAACAGCTTCCGAAAATTAAAGTGCATGATCCTGTTAGTAAAGAAATAGGAGCTGTCGTCGGAGATGTTGTGAAAATCACAAGGAAAAGTCAAACTGCAGGGGAGGCAGACTATTACAGACTTGTGATCGAGTAAGCGGAGGGGGAGTTAAAACCGCTTGCATGACTAAATTTTTTTTCACTGGATATCTTTTTGAATCCCATGCACCATCATACGGAAAGATTCAACGGCTGCATAAAGATCTTATGCATACGGAAAGATTCAACGGCTGCATAAAGATCTTAGGATCATCGTTTATTGATTTTCATTTTAACAAAGCAAAGAGGGTGCTATCATCGCGTTAGAAAGCAGTATACTGTCGCAGGCTTATTTTACACGGGACAAGATAGTGCAGCACCATATAGACTCATTTAACAAGTTTATAGATTACGGGCTGCAAAAAATAATTGATGAACAGAGGATAATAGAAACAGACATTGAAGACACCTTTCTTAAACTCGGCAAGATCCGGGTAGAGCATCCGGTGGTAAAGGAGGCAGACGGGGCAATCGAAAAGCTTTATCCCAACGAAGGAAGGCTCAGGAACCTCTCTTATTCAGGCCCTCTCTATTTGGAGATGAGTGTCGTAAAAGAAGGGATAGAGTCCGACGTACTGGAGGCAAAAATCGGGCAGCTCCCTATTATGGTAAAATCCAAAATCTGCAACCTTCTCGGGCTTAATGATGCCGAAAAAGTTCGCTATGGAGAAGACCCTCTGGACCCTGGTGGATATTTCATTATCGGAGGTACGGAAAGGGTAGTCATGACCCTGGAAGACCTTGCCCCTAACAAAATCCTTGTTGAGTACGGAGAACGTTACGGGGACTCTATAGAGGTTGCAAAGGTCTTCTCCCAGAAAAGAGGATACAGGGCACTCGTAATTGTTGAAAGAGGGAGAAAGTCTCTGCTTGAGGTGTCTTTCCCCTCAATATCCGGTAGAGTGTACTTTATTACACTTATGAGGGCACTCGGGATAGTAACTGACGAAGACATCGTAAATGCAGTTTCAAGTGATCCCGAAATTATCAAGTTCATGCTGGAAAACCTTGAAGAAGCCGAAGTCGAAACCCAGGAAGAAGCAATCGAGAAGATTGGGGCGAGGGTTGCTGCAGGGCAGGCCAAGGAGTACCAGATTAAAAGAGCAAACTACGTTATTGACAGGTATCTTTTCCCCCACCTCGGAAACGACATTAAAGATAGGACCTCAAAGGCCCATTTCCTGGCAAGAATGGCTGAATCCTGTTTTGAGCTTGCACTTGGCAAGCGTACTGAAGATGACAAGGACCACTATGCAAACAAAAGGCTGAAACTTGCAGGCGACCTGATGGAAGACCTCTTCAGGGTATCTTTCAACAGGTTGGCAAGGGACATAAAGTACCAGCTTGAACGCGCAAACATGAGAAACAGGGAACTGAATGTCGCCACTATTGTAAGGGCAGATGTCCTGACTGACCGCCTGCAGCACCCCCTGGCAACAGGAAACTGGGTTGGAGGAAGGACCGGTGTTTCCCAGCTTCTTGACCGGAATGACTACATCTCTACCCTTTCACATCTGCGTCGTGTAATTTCACCGCTTTCCCGTGCCCAGCCTCACTTTGAAGCCCGAGACCTGCACGCAACTCAGTGGGGACGGCTCTGCCCTTCCGAGACTCCTGAAGGTCCGAATTGTGGTCTCGTGAAAAACTTTGCTCAGATGGTTGAACTCTCTACGGGAATAGAGGAGATAGAGAGCATTAAAAAAATACTCTACGACGTTAATGTCGAAAAAGTAGTTGTAAAGGCGCCCGAAATCCCGGCGAGAATAAAAGAAATATTGCTCGATGAATTCGGGGAAGAGATTGTTGAAGAGTTTGAAGAAACTCCGGAACCTGAAACCAAATACAAAGATGATGACTTCTACGATTATTCAGATGTGGACGACTCCGGATCACTGTTC
The Methanosarcina sp. WWM596 DNA segment above includes these coding regions:
- a CDS encoding class I SAM-dependent methyltransferase, which encodes MKNNIVEYWDFRSSDYHTEYAHCIDEEMDVWKSIFSEILLTDKKIRALEVGTGPGILAISLAAMGHDVTGVDLSESMLGKADANAREKGVNISLLQGDAEKIPLKDGEYDFVFSKYLLWTLPQPDKFLDEHSRLLKDGGLMMIIDGLWFQNPDGTEKECSRFSRFDELYADVKPNLPLAKNNTPERITDLVQSHGFEVVSWRFLDDYFSFLERNDPPGHAAAYTQPPHMILAKKISQGR
- a CDS encoding DNA-directed RNA polymerase subunit H is translated as MTKFSLLDHESVPKHEIIAEGELKSVLSKYSIEKEQLPKIKVHDPVSKEIGAVVGDVVKITRKSQTAGEADYYRLVIE
- the nikC gene encoding nickel transporter permease, with the protein product MIELLKNRQIALSLIILGGLIFMAVFANVLAPYDYTEKDLQNRLQPPSPDHLFGTDHLGRDILTMVMYGAQASLFIGFTVVNVSLAIGVALGVLAGYYGGWLDEIIMRLTDSFLAFPSMFLALAITAFLGQGMENMMLALIAVEWTVFARVARGSTLDVKTKGYVQAARWIGASNTYVMIKHVLPNILSPVLIMASLGIGNVILAAAGLSFLGLGVQPSTPEWGAMLDAGRTYFTTAPWIMFFPGLFIMMTVLAFNYFGDGLRDTLDQKMKNLELEGRV
- a CDS encoding class I SAM-dependent methyltransferase, giving the protein MKDKITVHWNKISPSYRKMHRDHLDEEILLMKNLFSEKLPAGKKLNVLDIGTGPGIQTFVFAQMGHNVTTLDISEEMLARAKEGAKNRNLSIKFVKGDGENLPFEDRIFDIIVNIHLLWTLTDHDKFFNECRRVLVPGGRILAIDGQWFQPGYVPNKNYNQEERNHDELIEYLPLYDSNSPEMITAIMENNRFSEVSWKSLPEYAVYMKRCDPEGYDYLSVPYLATGKKC
- the nikB gene encoding nickel ABC transporter permease; its protein translation is MLKDYLIHRALYLSPVLILISFMSFSLIYIAPGDPAEIMMTSPSGGYDEAAVEAFRIAHGLDQPFYVQYLNWLKGAVVGDFGYSYMSEQPVFETVLNAFKNTLTLSVLALVIALVIAIPFGVVSALKHNTVIDDACRFGALFGVSIPNFWQAYMMIILFSVSLHWLPASGFGHGTEISYMILPATVLGTGSAAVMMRMIRSNMLDVMEKEYIQTARGKGLSEKIVIIRHALKNALVPVITVVGLSIGFLLNGSVVVETIFGWSGIGNLVVNSILSHDYMMVQGSVLFVAVIFLLINFFVDLVYVWANPEIRYDRTS
- a CDS encoding ABC transporter substrate-binding protein, with the translated sequence MMKFNIQKTNLSFPAIALILIVALLCAGCVDTEGAEEKVLRVVFNEGPDTGGSLDPANGWTGWYVHQAGIYETLFYYDADMNLMPKLASGYKQLNDTEWEIQLRKGVAFHDGTKMDADAVLFSMNRVLDPSNSRSYEYSFIKDVRKTGNYTIIIETNGTCTPLISSLVDPIMSIISPNAESPDTEPVGTGPFKFVSFEPSTSLELEKNPDYWGGEVKVDRVLIQYNKDSTARTMLIKSGDVDIARDPLQSEYSTLQNNPDINVTSRETLRMYFLYVNGAKAPFNDTRVRQALSYAINRQEIVDTALEGVSGIPATGVFTNTMPWNANDQIKSYEYNPEKALELFEEAGITKGEDGKLYYNGKPFTVEIQTYNKRAALQPSAEIIASELEDIGITSQVTILESTALKENALAGTYDLSLSAWNTAPIGDPDYFLSTHFLSTGSYASGWIRYSNPQVDEWILEARNEPDKEKRTELYEKVQRQIQEDVPVLPVFYANEIYALSSNVEGFVMYPNEYTIITRDIGFA
- a CDS encoding DNA-directed RNA polymerase subunit B'' — encoded protein: MQHHIDSFNKFIDYGLQKIIDEQRIIETDIEDTFLKLGKIRVEHPVVKEADGAIEKLYPNEGRLRNLSYSGPLYLEMSVVKEGIESDVLEAKIGQLPIMVKSKICNLLGLNDAEKVRYGEDPLDPGGYFIIGGTERVVMTLEDLAPNKILVEYGERYGDSIEVAKVFSQKRGYRALVIVERGRKSLLEVSFPSISGRVYFITLMRALGIVTDEDIVNAVSSDPEIIKFMLENLEEAEVETQEEAIEKIGARVAAGQAKEYQIKRANYVIDRYLFPHLGNDIKDRTSKAHFLARMAESCFELALGKRTEDDKDHYANKRLKLAGDLMEDLFRVSFNRLARDIKYQLERANMRNRELNVATIVRADVLTDRLQHPLATGNWVGGRTGVSQLLDRNDYISTLSHLRRVISPLSRAQPHFEARDLHATQWGRLCPSETPEGPNCGLVKNFAQMVELSTGIEEIESIKKILYDVNVEKVVVKAPEIPARIKEILLDEFGEEIVEEFEETPEPETKYKDDDFYDYSDVDDSGSLFGD